In Actinoplanes sp. NBC_00393, a single genomic region encodes these proteins:
- a CDS encoding histidine kinase produces the protein MYLHERSPRTVPPAALPVLIAVAVGLIPLPAAWPYWVSHPIPAVLAVVLSGLLAGAGLLLAQRGGSPRTGLLLLAAAVLFAVGWVLARNTGAYPLIGEYTQSFFFLALGTGILLHGRPRFDRWYERAWVIEAFVILLFSQTAICLTVPPERLGYAPDVLWFNLDVPEPVGSAVTEAGAILYVVLALTFVLVLVLQQRKPGPRNSTAMIVVSGVFAVTAAVVQYPIMGTDSSVDAIMSARGAQGTTAIILPLTLFAGALRAAWQENRVAARLVTLIGHATSDSVQSALRVVLRDPALEVQYWIPGAAAYVDTAGRLRRSASGVKILTPAGDPLAVCVLNAAEAEHDPAVRTALQASSSALQAVQMQLVHAEEMRDIQDRLMAAEDDGRKELARDLHDGVQQELAALRLQLIGLLGLGAAGCRP, from the coding sequence GTGTACCTTCACGAGCGCTCTCCCCGGACGGTGCCGCCGGCCGCGTTGCCGGTGTTGATCGCCGTCGCCGTCGGCCTGATCCCGTTGCCGGCCGCCTGGCCCTACTGGGTGAGCCATCCGATCCCGGCCGTCCTCGCGGTGGTCCTCTCCGGCCTACTCGCCGGCGCCGGTCTGCTGCTGGCCCAGCGCGGCGGCAGTCCGCGCACCGGATTGCTGCTCCTGGCCGCCGCGGTGCTCTTCGCAGTCGGCTGGGTACTCGCCCGGAACACCGGCGCCTACCCCCTCATCGGGGAGTACACGCAGTCGTTCTTCTTCTTGGCGCTCGGCACCGGCATCCTGTTGCACGGCCGGCCGCGCTTCGACCGCTGGTACGAGCGGGCCTGGGTGATCGAGGCCTTCGTCATTCTGCTCTTCTCGCAGACCGCGATTTGCCTGACCGTCCCGCCGGAGCGCCTGGGTTACGCGCCGGACGTGCTGTGGTTCAACCTCGACGTGCCGGAGCCGGTCGGCTCGGCGGTCACCGAGGCGGGCGCCATCCTGTACGTGGTCCTCGCCCTCACCTTCGTGCTGGTGCTCGTCCTGCAGCAGAGAAAGCCAGGCCCGCGCAACAGCACCGCCATGATCGTGGTCAGCGGCGTCTTCGCGGTGACCGCCGCCGTCGTCCAATACCCGATCATGGGTACGGATAGCTCGGTCGACGCGATCATGTCGGCCCGCGGCGCCCAGGGCACGACCGCGATCATCCTGCCGCTGACCCTGTTCGCCGGCGCTTTGCGCGCGGCCTGGCAGGAGAACCGGGTCGCCGCCCGGCTCGTCACACTGATCGGTCACGCGACCTCCGACTCGGTGCAGTCGGCGCTGCGGGTGGTGCTGCGCGACCCGGCGCTCGAGGTCCAGTACTGGATCCCCGGCGCGGCCGCCTACGTCGACACGGCGGGGCGCCTGCGGCGGTCGGCGTCCGGTGTGAAGATCTTGACGCCGGCCGGGGATCCGTTGGCGGTCTGCGTGCTGAACGCCGCCGAGGCCGAGCACGACCCGGCTGTACGGACCGCTCTGCAGGCCTCGTCGTCGGCGTTGCAGGCTGTGCAGATGCAGCTCGTGCATGCCGAGGAGATGCGCGACATTCAGGACCGGCTGATGGCCGCCGAGGACGACGGCCGGAAGGAGCTAGCGCGCGACCTGCACGACGGGGTGCAGCAGGAGCTCGCCGCCCTGCGCCTCCAATTGATCGGGCTGCTCGGGCTGGGTGCCGCCGGGTGCCGCCCTTGA
- a CDS encoding sensor histidine kinase — protein sequence MIEQVRSISRGLHPTSLAHDGLAGALEEAAEGFGRRIKLDVPARRFPPRIELAMYYILSEALTNVMKHAGAESVQVRVAASDDAIVGEVEDDGRGGATVTLGGGLHGVEDRVRALRGRLELTSRTGEGTRLTVTIPLIGAAS from the coding sequence GTGATCGAGCAGGTCCGTTCGATCAGCCGCGGACTGCATCCCACCTCGCTGGCCCACGATGGGCTGGCCGGGGCGCTTGAGGAGGCCGCCGAGGGCTTCGGCCGACGGATCAAGCTCGACGTGCCCGCCCGCCGCTTTCCCCCGCGTATCGAGCTGGCGATGTACTACATCTTGAGCGAGGCGCTCACGAACGTCATGAAGCATGCCGGGGCCGAGTCGGTGCAGGTCCGGGTCGCCGCCTCGGACGACGCGATCGTTGGCGAGGTCGAGGACGACGGCCGGGGCGGGGCTACGGTGACGCTCGGCGGCGGCCTGCACGGGGTCGAGGATCGGGTGAGGGCGTTGCGCGGCCGCCTCGAGCTGACCAGCCGCACCGGAGAGGGCACCCGGCTCACCGTCACGATCCCGTTGATCGGAGCAGCGTCATGA